TCAAAGGAATATAAAGGCATTCGGTGGCGATCCTGATAATGTGACGATATTTGGAGAAAGTGCTGGTGCCGCTTCTGTCGTGTACCATCTAGTATCTCCAATGTCAAATGGATTGTTCAAAAATGCTATCATGCAAAGTGGGTCTGCTATGTCTCCATGGAGTCTGCAGTTTCAGCCTCTAGAAACAGCCAGTAAGCTTGCCTACCACATGGGTTATAATACCAAAGATCCTTacgaattatataaaatatttaacaacgtATCTGCTGAAAATTTACTAAGATATCGAGTACCGAGGAAGAAAGGAGATATTGTGCTGTCTGAAAATATATTCGTACCTTGTGTAGAAAAGGAAATTCCTGGTGTGAATAGTTTCTTGACTGATACTCCTTACAATTTGATTGTAAAAGGAGAATACCAAAAAGTTCCTGTGATTTATGGGTTTAATAATGCCGAAGGATTAATGTTTACTGGTAAAGAGAATGCCACTACGATTAGAGATATGGACTTCTATCATGCATTACCAAGAGACTTGAAATTTCCTACTGACGAAGAGAAACGAGCTACAGCAAAGACGTTGGATAAAATGTACATGAATGGAGAGAAAATTACAAACAAGACTATACTAAAATTCGCCAAATTTGAAGGAGATTCAAGCATAACATATCCTACGATAGCTACAATAGATTTGTTCTTGAAGTCGTCTGATAAACCAGTGTTTGTATATAAGTTCTGTTACGATGGTATGCTGAATTATGCCAAGATGTTCTTTGGGTTCAGAAAGACACCCGGTGCGACGCATGctgatgaaatattttacttgttcAGCGCCGCAGTTCCTATGAGGTTTTATGTGGAGCAAAAGTTTATTGATAATATGACTGAATTATGGACTAATTTTGCCAAATATGGGTAAgacatcttttattttaaatatctcaATTTgattcacaaaattatttaaaagtatccTAGATTAGGAACCGATGTACTCGTAAATAAAGAAAGCCAAAGCTCATTCGTTTTCCtaccatttaaaatttaagtctACTAGTCTGGAGTAAAATCGAAAAGGGAttcttttatatgtattattcagggttcaaataaattaaaagtggCAATAAATTAGACGGTTAATTTATTAGCGAACCGTAAAAAACATACCCCGAAAAGTACGATTTAATTTTGGCGAAAATTCTGTGAAATTCTAGAGAGATGTACGCGATTGTTgcattttgttgtttaaattaaacttgtatGCAGAATGAATGGCTGCAGCCGCGAATTGAATGAATTCATTAGACTCGCTATATTTCGCAAGAGAACTAAGTTTGTTGAAGTCTTAAAGAATTTAGAGATGATTGCCTGAGACCTAGATTGAAACACAAATTGTTTGTTCATGCTAATTAAGCGAAATAAACTAAAGTCTGCGATAATTTGTGTGATTCTTTAGCAAGCATTTGTTTTATTGccattttttatctttatgattaaaaatatggCCAGTTTTATTCTATGCGgttcaaaaatttcaaaatataaatatataagtataaatagttGTTAGATTGGTCCCATCTTTCATAACAGATACAAATGAGGGGACAAAACTACTactgtttattttcattactgAGTTTCGCACTTCGTtggatataaaatacatatataaaaattatcaaattcGACCAATCTTTCATCAGTCTTCCATCATCACTTACCAATAATGTCTTGTTTCCAGTGACCCCACCCCAGCCACCAGGTCTCCAGTACTACCGAAGTGGAACCGAGCAGACCCCATCAACCCTCAGCTGCTGGTCATCGACCAGGAGTTCTCCACGGAGCCAGTCTGGCAGGATGACGTCATCAAGTTCTGGAACACCACTTACTCTAAGTATAGGAGAAAAAATTAAGAAGCACAGAAGCAAAAAAGTCGCTGAACAAATTCAAATTTTgaaatttcttaattttttcacATAGTGGAGTCAGCCTAGGACAGGAATTTATGCATGCGAGTTATTTAGAGAGCCTTAGATCGACATAAATAGGTTTTGGAAACAATTGGATCGAATTGGTTCCCacaataaaaagtgaaaataatgatgttaaatggcgaaacgtactATGCCTTCCTGGTTCCCTCCTACCTACCTTCAGGTGATGCTTGttaatttataagttaataTCAGATGGAAGGATTTGTTTAAAAGCCTTCAAAAAATAACACCCAATATTTGCAAGCCAGATCACAAAATGTCTGTCTATTCTTTAAGAAACTTCTGACGAAAGTATACTTGGATTTTGAGAATTTGGATTTGTTCTGTGTGTTTTCTGCTGACTATACAATTAGTATCAAATATTTGAAGACAGTGAGATTAGACTTGAGGTAGAGTTAAGTgcttataaatagattttaggTAAGTAGCAGATTCTAGCCTCCGAGAGGATTGGATTTTATATAGTACTATTTTGCTGAAACTACTTTTTGTACATAttctgtaataatttaataatggaACACttttttggatttatttttttatattattaagaacacCGTTTCACATTTAAACGGGGTAAAGTAtgttacattttcatttcaagAGAAGACAGTGAGACAACGGGATAGTAATACATAGATCGAATGTATTATATGAAAtgtaagttttgaaaaaaatgccTTCCTGAAAAAAATTAGACAGTCAGTTATATAGTACGTATGCACAGTCCATAATCTGAAAAGTgttctaatataatatttctggctggtgctgtttttttttaattaaattgccgttttttttttactttgtatatTTTCTAGTCTAGCCAAGACTGTAAGTGTTAATTTCTAGATGaataaatgtgtaaattttgcaattgatttaaaacattttgtacaatTGTTGAATGTTGATGGCGTATGTTAACATACAGTTGACATGTTGAATGTGACCAGTAAATTATATGTTTCAAGTTCTGTGTATACTTTTAATCTAATTTTACGATAAACATGAAGACTAGACCCTTATCGAGATGCAGTAAAACAATGTTTCGGCTTCAAGCGCATAGAAGCTGTTCTAATAGGCACTACTTAAATTGCACTTGgttaaattaattcaatcaaATGAAAAAGTGATTACGGGAGTCAAGacttatttttgaaacaaatttgTTTCGTAAGAGGGCTATAATAAACTGAGACGCATCAAATCAGATATAAATTGTCACACAATAGCTGATAGCATCCTTTCTCAAGCAATCATGGTAATCGCTTGCTACGTACACAGCGTAGAAAATCATACATGATTGATTCTAAATTACCATACCAAGCATTTTCTTAAATCTTTAGTGGAATTTAAACTTCCATTCTTTCaatatacaaaaactatttgaCCACAAATTGAACTAGAATCATGCTCAGTAATCAAACATATGAACTATCTCAACCACAGAAGCAATTAAGAATAACTTATAACATTTTGATTgactacacataaaaataaataatgattcattGATACAACTTTTACATCTTTATATGTACCATAAACAATTCAATTTGTAATTATCTACGGTCAATCAATAACACTTTTGAAGAATTGTATATTCTATtatatagtataatttattatatagtgGATTGAGTGGTAACAAATACGGATACCGATCACAAGGGCtttggttcgattcccgagtcagATAAAATGATATTGGCCTTTTTTTAGCTTATATAAGGATATACGCAATAGTGCCTAGAGGTTTGGTTGGAACATCGAAATGTGGCTGTGTGTGTGCCtccatagcgcagtggtttagatcgccaGGCCGCTATCACTGTGTCAGGAGGTCgtgcgttcgattcccacatggggACAactatttttgcgatccacaaatatttggttCGGGTCTGGGTGTACTTTATGagcgttgtttgtatgtttgtaaaagtccccgcgacacaagagcaacgcttactgcgggagttgtctttgaaaaaaaatctgtgtatTTCGTTTAGACTACATACTCCCCAAACATAACAAGCATGAAGTTATATTTTGCTATAAATCCCAGAATTACATGTCGAAACTAGTGTTAGTGTAACATTGCATGGTAACCTTGTGTGCGCGAATGAGGATGGCGAAACGTAATGATGCGAGTCATTGTGGGGTCTAAGGTTGTATTGCAATGCTAGAGGTCAGTTACGAGTTCGTGCCCGTGACTGTCCTAGTTGAATAGGGGACATTGATGTACATGTTACGATATTTTATAGGTGTTATTTGCTATAATCATTAGCAATCGTAGTCGCTATAGCTTAGGAGCTACTGATCAGATGTGTCAGTTTCAAATCCCTGCTGGGCTTAGAAGGTGGAACTTCTACGCAGACGTATCAGGTTCAAATCCCGGTTcggtttaaaatttattgtagtaAAGGATTTTTTCTGTGTGTAAATTTATAAAGACATCAAAATATGTGTATTTCTCTATAATcgatttactttataaaatcaTAGGAATGGGTGGTTTTATGTCTGAGGCTCTTCCTGCCAGGCTACCTCAGCATGAAGCAGGGCTAAATCAAGGTAGGTGCAAGTTAAGaataccaaaaatattcttagaGTTAAAGTAAGTCAAATTCTACATACCActttatatttatcaattatCCTCGCTGCCGGAGTTCAAATTTCCATAATTTATTAagtcatacaaaatataaatcaccGGTacgtttttttaagtaacacACACGCTTACTATACGCATACCACATAACTTGGTTCAATTACAAACCAACCTAATCACAAACTGTATAAAGAATACTGACACAGACTAATCTATCGATAAACCCAGATACGTTATAGAGACAGGTGAGTTAACCTGAATTATTATAgagaaatttaattatatcGAAAGTAGTACAGTGGGAGTGGATCTTTATACATTTCTATGATAAATTACTGCCTTGAGGCTTGTCGGTGATGTAGCACGATTGCTAGTCTCACGTCCAAGGTTCGAGGCCGGTTTACCTCAGCTGTTATTAACGGAACTGTATAAACATGTCATCGATACTTCACACCTTTGCAATTTATGGGATCGGCagagttttgtaatattttgtaataggcacggttttgtaattttcaaattGCTTTAGAAATTTCGAAAAGTAACTACAGCACCTCGATTTCATAGTCGTAGGATCTTTTACAAGCCTACCAGTAAcgatctacaaatatttttttccgtatgGAAATCAAACCGATTATACTTTTCAATTAAGTAGGCATATAAAAGTTTGAGCCTATTGTTATCAAAAAAGGGGAAaggtgttaaaataaaaagtaaataattcgGTAACATTTACATAACGCAGTGTCACGCGACACTgaacacaaaagaaaaattaaatattacttcacAGAAATAACTGTATTACTtctattgattatattataaaactaataacaaaTCTAATTGAAAAAGTCGCTAGCTTTTTAGAAAACGACTAGTGTTTGAGGTACTCAACACTCCAAGTGTGCGCtaaagtcgtgggttcgatttttaCACAAAGCTTGTTTTTTGCACATCTGGTAAtaatttgtggtttattttcaGTCTTaaattaaccaaaaaaaaaccatCGTTGGGCAACCCATCACTTCACttcaaaacatacatacaatgacatacatactCGTTTAAATATCCAAAAGTTATAATCACTCCCAGCAAAATTGCAtaactacaaatatatttaagaactcttaacaattattaaaaaacattaattgacTAGCCATAAACAAATGACACATTCAAATTGACCGCCATCTTTCTCAATACCAAGGACAATATGCAATACTTGCGAACTGCAAACATAGTGATAGCCCTACCACTTGTCTAAGCCATTGTCAATCGACCTTCGAGTTGTGAAAGGTCCGTCTGCTATCACACCGACTCACAAACTCGTGAGCGACGCGCTCCCGTGATAACGCGCCTCGAGTTACGAAACAGTGAATTATGGACCAATAGTAGTGTGTTCGATATTCAAAATgtggaaaatatgaaaatatttttttgacattttgttttttttttattgtgaagtGAAGTTTTATGGCGGGATAATaaaaaaagtcaataaaaaaggattttggTGAAAAGTATGTATTCTTgtgtaaaataatgttctttttttatttatcgtgagataaaataatttggaGATTGGTTTGAAAAATGTgttgtgtatatatttttggtcATCTTGGgattattttttctacaattttacGCTTATGGTAAGCCGGGTTGTAATTcctctattaaattaaattctatataaaagttaaaaaatatgtaaaaagattcctacatatttcattgaattcaacatggaacaaatattttatcattcacaaataatattatctcttatttcattaataacGCATTTCAACATCCTGTTGGTTTTCCACAAAAGGTAAAATGTATCAATAAGCATTATAATCAGACTTTCATAATAAATCAATCACCATTTACCTGAATGCAGCTGAAAAATCCCATACGTAAAACCCCAACAACAATTTTCTCGGAAATCAAACCCAGGACCTCACTGATCTAAAAGTAGCACGTGACCGCAGACATTACCTCAACCTAGTTATATACAATCATAACCGTGTAAGAGAACATAATGCAAGAAAAATAAGAAGGACATGTTTGTAATACTAAATACAGCGGAactgaaaaatttaaatttgttacttttacacTCATCTGTAGCGGTAATTTTCTTCAGTCGACGCCGTAGAAAAAACTTCAAAATGACGTAAATCAGTGTCGTGTATTGACATTCGAATATACTTATCAAAAATTAGTTATTTCAAAATAGGCTAAGGGCGTAAGAGCATAAGTGTCTAATTTCCATATTATGTACTTCTTATTGATCATTCTTGTAATTTTTCGTTTGTCTTCAATATCATAATATCCGATATTAGTATACAAGATTATATTTTACCTTACTTTAGGACCGCAACgagtagtaaaatattattaccctGCAAAGTTTCGCTTTGAAAATTAACAAATCCAAATAGTGTCTGTTTGTAGCTCTCTCCTAAATTGCTGCACCAATTAAGATGGAATTTGGCATAGCTATTAACTCATCTACGTTATCACTATATGTGGTTTCTCGCATCTCACACGTGATTTTGTGATAGATTTGCACACATGTTGCAAGACACGTTACTTCATACAAAAACTTACCGACCTTCAGAACTGCAAACTGCATAGTACTATAGTTATTACGTTTAGTAAATAAAGCAATTTTGTATAACAACCGTGTCTACGATTTAACTATGGCCTTTTGAATATAGGAACTGGTTTCAGTGGCTGGGATGATTGTGTATCGTGAGTTCTTGGGTTTGATCCCTGTGTCAACGAAagtgttattttgattttttgattgagataataaaagaaacaaactgTAGTTATGTAATTAACCCATTAAATAGAATTAAGCTTGAATCCCTTGCTACGTAGGATAAAAAATAAGCTTAATAAAATGTACGATATTTATACTCATAGATACATCACGCTTACCTCTACAATGAAAACTACTTACTCAACTAAAATGATTCTCCATTTTTTAAGACCTTGAAATCAAACTACATGTACATTATTGTACATACTATAACCCAACACGAAAAGACCACCTATGTACCATACAAACAATTGCTTTAAATGAAAACTAAGCTTAAAACACCTCGACAACACTTCAACTTCAAAACCACCGTCAAATTTCtaacatatttgtataaaattcttCACCTTTACACCTTAAAAAAACCGaaatgaaatatgtataaaattccCAACGAATCTTCCGGCGTGCGTCCATCTACTAGCacttaatacatacatttacaaaGGCGAAGTTACCAAACATCCGTAATTACGAATCAATCAAACACATCCTTATCCCGTTAAAACGTTTATATTGCACATATAAGGCTCGCTTTACACCTTACTATGTATTTTTGCGTTGATTTATTTGACAACATTTCTATATTCTAGAATTCTAGACtatgttttttgtttggttttgcGGCGATCCTGGTTTTATGCCTAAttccgccaataacacagtattaaataaaatatatcaaaaaacattttaatgtcgtaatttttcgactgctaagcagtcatgttgaaacaaaagtctAGTTCTAGATTAGATTTAGATCCAGTCCAGTTATAGTtctgtaatctatactaaaattataaagctgaagagtttgtttgtttgtttgtttgtttgtttgtttgtttgaacgcgctaatctcagaaactactggtccgatttgaaaaaaaatatcgaggaaggctttaggctatataacatcacgctacggccattaggaacggagtagcaacgaaaaatgttacaaaaacggggaaaattatgacccattctcccttatgtgacgcaagcgaagttgcacgggtcagctagtgtacaaATAATCTCTCGACctaattcaaaatcaaatcacatatttatttaggtccTTATTCCTCGCACAACACGGTGGGAAGGTAAACCAATACGATGGATGGATGATCTATCAGCTGATGGTTACGACTCGATTACCTACTCCTTTAAACACGGAGGCTATTCTACGTGTTTGTTAAAGCAcgaaaactattattataaaattatatttcacatTCCGGTTTATTgctaaaaaatactataaagctTTTTTTTACTCAGTTCATTTCTTTAGCCCTACCCAGAAATCTAGCCCGAAAACATCACGTAACAGTCGTATTCACCACTGCTTAGAAGCATTTATCAAATACTTGTGgtattaaaacaacataaattatctatgtttagatataaaaactagtaggatcaatttatttttccgCTATCTCTAGTGTAACGTAGCCTAACAGCCGACCGTGAGCTGCACATATCATGAATACGTAAACACTAAACACTTGCAAAccttcacaaaaaatatacaaaaactcATTAAGGTCACACATAATGACTGTCCGTCGGTCTGTT
The sequence above is drawn from the Anticarsia gemmatalis isolate Benzon Research Colony breed Stoneville strain chromosome 17, ilAntGemm2 primary, whole genome shotgun sequence genome and encodes:
- the LOC142980263 gene encoding juvenile hormone esterase-like: MGVISVKWLVLVSLWAARLVRQPTAPVRVSGGLVRGAMRPDGAYAQYFGIPYATVTHRFQDPKPDPQWDGVFDAVQENIRCTQRFTNTKILGTEDCLTLNVYTPREPPDRLLPVMVFIHGGGYRDGSGSPFIYAPKHLLQHGVLLVTFNYRLEILGFLCLGIKEAPGNAGLKDQVEALKWVQRNIKAFGGDPDNVTIFGESAGAASVVYHLVSPMSNGLFKNAIMQSGSAMSPWSLQFQPLETASKLAYHMGYNTKDPYELYKIFNNVSAENLLRYRVPRKKGDIVLSENIFVPCVEKEIPGVNSFLTDTPYNLIVKGEYQKVPVIYGFNNAEGLMFTGKENATTIRDMDFYHALPRDLKFPTDEEKRATAKTLDKMYMNGEKITNKTILKFAKFEGDSSITYPTIATIDLFLKSSDKPVFVYKFCYDGMLNYAKMFFGFRKTPGATHADEIFYLFSAAVPMRFYVEQKFIDNMTELWTNFAKYGDPTPATRSPVLPKWNRADPINPQLLVIDQEFSTEPVWQDDVIKFWNTTYSKYRRKN